Proteins encoded in a region of the Vicia villosa cultivar HV-30 ecotype Madison, WI linkage group LG5, Vvil1.0, whole genome shotgun sequence genome:
- the LOC131603123 gene encoding uncharacterized protein LOC131603123: protein MKNHEVRPTGTTPFPDVNVARHNHYRKNHGRGRAYTCGRGRNYAHGLGFDRGLNGNHKNTYFHPKWKNIKKNEKEGQSSKTNENICYRCGGKGHWSRTCRTPKHLVDLYQKSLKNKKERIETHFANEDDDPDYGNMDVTHLDIGDFFADTDGKNDHLIGDGSVKK, encoded by the coding sequence ATGAAAAATCACGAGGTCCGTCCCACTGGTACAACTCCATTCCCAGACGTGAATGTGGCAAGGCACAACCACTATAGAAAAAATCATGGTCGCGGTCGTGCATACACCTGTGGTCGTGGTCGTAATTATGCTCATGGTCTTGGTTTTGATCGTGGTCTCAATGGGAATCATAAAAACACATATTTCCACCCGAAGtggaaaaatattaaaaagaatgaaaaagagggcCAGAGTagcaaaacaaatgaaaatatttGCTATCGTTGTGGAGGAAAAGGTCATTGGAGTCGCACTTGTCGTACTCCAAAACACCTTGTTGATCTTTATCAAAAGTCactgaaaaataaaaaggaaaggatCGAGACTCACTTtgctaatgaagatgatgatccaGATTACGGTAATATGGATGTTACCCATTTAGATATTGGTGACTTCTTTGCTGATACAGATGGAAAAAATGATCACCTTATTGGAGACGGAAGTGTCAAGAAATAA
- the LOC131603133 gene encoding uncharacterized protein LOC131603133, translating to MSNLTKLDFGALDISGKNYLTWALDAQIYLSAEGYDGDTIKEGNKSSDQQKAKVMIFLRRHLHEDLKNEYLTVTDPHVLWKNLKDRYDHQKTVILPKARYEWMHLRLLDFKSTSDYNSAMFRKTSKLLLCGEKVIDEDMLEKIFSTFHASNALLQQQYREKGVY from the coding sequence ATGTCAAATCTTACAAAATTGGATTTTGGGGCTCTTGATATTTCGGGAAAGAATTATTTGACATGGGCCCTAGACGCCCAAATTTATTTAAGCGCAGAAGGTTACGACGGTGACACTATTAAAGAAGGAAATAAATCATCTGACCAACAAAAGGCAAAAGTCATGATATTCCTTCGTCGTCACCTTCACGAGGATCTTAAAAATGAGTATCTTACTGTAACTGACCCACATGTCTTGTGGAAAAATTTGAAAGATAGATATGATCATCAAAAAACGGTTATCCTACCAAAAGCTCGATATGAATGGATGCATTTACGTTTGCTGGATTTTAAAAGTACAAGTGATTATAATTCTGCAATGTTCAGAAAAACTTCTAAGTTATTATTATGTGGAGAAAAAGTAATTGATGAAGATATGCTAGAAAAAATATTTTCCACCTTTCATGCATCCAATGCGCTCCTGCAGCAGCAGTATCGAGAAAAAGGGGTTTATTAA